TGGGTTGGACTTGCAATGGGCAAGAATTGCAACTGCAATTGGGACTCTGTTTCTACTATCAGCAAGATTCTTGTTTGAGAGGGGTGAGAGATGGAGACTTGGAGAGCTTAACTGATGAATGACTGTTGTTTGAGGAAAATAATTAATCAAGAGGTCGTCAAAATGGATGGCCGGCCAAATGCTCTTCACTATTAAGTCTCTCACCAACTACATAAGTTTATTGGCGCTGTTGTTAGAATAATCGGCAATCACGACGAACACTAATGAACCAGATCAGGATCACTACGCGATTTCCTCAGGAACACTCCGTACCATCAAAAGGGACACCTATGTGTATTATAGTATGCTGCAAAAGTTCTTGGCCCAGGAATGTGTCATTGATGTTGAAACAATACTAGCTTAGCTCCTTATACATGTCTACTTCATGGACAATTGGACattgctcttttttttctttttcacctaTAGTCTATAGAACAAAGGCTATCACTTGATGCACTAGCTAGGAGAGAAAGTTCATGATTGCCAATGCAGCAATTGTTACCTTGTCTTTCTATTTTCCCAAGAAAATATAATATAGATACATTGGACATATTTATCAGCTTCCTGTCTCGGCCAGTGCTTGAGTTTAGCGAGTCAGGAGCGGAGCATCATCTTCTAATCAAGGTAGTAGTACCCTTCTGGTACCATCAAGCTAAGTGTCGACAATAAGTCTAAGCTGGAGAATGGGCAGCCGGAGTACAGGAGGTTCCATCATCAGTGATGTAAGATCTAAGTTTCTGAACAAATTCATCGATGTACCTCTCCTGGAGCTCCTCATCGGCTACAATCTCCTGCATCTTCATGGCATTTGCTACAAGAACCCTCCTGATATCTTCTTCCACCATGACTGCCCGGACTGCCCTCGCGACGCCATGGCGGTCGAACGAGCCGTCGTCCTCATTCCTGGCCACCTGCAACCCTACCATCCTCCCCGCCATGAGCCGCGCGTTCGGCTCTTGGTCGCCGAAGATCGGCAGCATGATCAGAGGGTGCCCGTGCAGAAGCCCTTCGGTGAGCGAGCTCCGGCCGCAGTGCGTCAAGAACGCGCCCACGGCGGCGTGCGCCAGTACGGTGGTCTGAGGAACCCACCCCATGGCCACCAGCCCACGGCCGTCGGTGCGCTCTTGGAAGCCGGCAGGGAGgacgtcggcgtcggcgacgcCCCTCGGCTTCCTCAGAGCCCAGAGGAAGCGCGTCCCGGCGAGCTCCAGCCCGTGCGCCAGCTCGTGCACCAGCTCCACGCGCAGCGGCACCTCGCTCCCGAGCGCCACGTACACGACGGACTTGGGAGGCTGCGCGTCCAGCCACCgcacggcgtcgtcgtcgtctctgTGCAcgtcggcgccgcggccgccgtagGGCAACGGCGGCAGGAGGCCCAACGGGAGGAGCGGCTTGCCGAGTACCTCAATTCAACAGGTATGCTTCGGCCACCGGACTCGTGATCGAGTTTGCCGCAGACCTAACGGCAGCCATGAAGAACGACGTTGATGCTGCTGCCGAGATAAGCTCACGCGCCTACAGATTTGTCTGTTCTGCACCTCGATGGCTTGTAGGTATGTCGATCACAATGCACCTCGATGCCCTCTGATTTGTCTGTTGACATTGAAGTGTTCACTATCAGTTTAAATGTATTCTCAAACGTTTTTTTGAGTGATATTCTCAATCTTTTCACTGTAACATTGAAGTGTTTACTGTTAGTTAAAATGTATGATGCATTGTATTTTGCAAGTCTGGATTTCATTTTGCAAGTTATGAGAGACAATCTCATTTTTATAGAGCATCCATGTCATACTGAATGAACGATTTAGTATAACTTACATCTATCATACTAGGTCAGGAATTCCATCGAGCATGTGCTGGACTGCTGGCCGACCGCAGTTTGAGTACGAGGCATgcctgcactgcactgcacgcAGAGCTCGGGGACCAGATGGCGAGGGCAGAAGCGTACTGTGATGGAACcatcaaattaaaactctaattaagcgtaatgaccgtcatttgaacacatcggtcgcattagcttaacggcttaatttggcgatcctttctcaacccacgtctcGATCGAAACAataccgatagtcccacgcgaaggtagACGCAGATGGTACAAACTCGACATACATTCgaaaatacaacaatatataCAAAACTCAACCGTAAGTTTTACAAACTAAATTTAAAACATACATAATTTACACACTTTGCGTTACTGAAACTAATGTTCGAACAGAGGTAAGAGTCTACGACTACCACACTTATACGCCGAGGCGACCCCTAACTAAGtgtctggctccacaacctcccatccctctgcgtcccgacggatgaacttgacgcagcaaagacagaagtctacgtctgaatgccctgaaataatatttcaacaaaagccctgtgcaactaatactcagcaagacttacccgaccagtggatataatctagcccacatatctagacatgcaaggcctttggctggtggttaatttgcagaaaacagcgactaaagtaaatccttaatttccatattttagctccaggttctatataaattaactataGTCCAGTATTTTCTCAAACCAACTATAGCAATCATATAGGTGCAATCCATAATAATTCAATATGTTCATTATCATATGTATAGAAATATACTCATCATTCCATCATaacactacgatgcgacgcagtgatcaaggtgcccatgtccgagagcgactgacggcgaatcgattcgatttaaccttgcaaggtggacctaactaacacggcacgcaaaagccccgtcggaccacatgcaccaacctttcccctccatgcctcgaactacaggaccgcccaccatcatatggtcagccgagctcaacgtgagaccaccaaaaataaacatatgcattcccatttctccgcgactactcgactacaccaggaggtgagatggagtcctgtactttcgaggtgaggcagtactcggcttaccggtttcgactacctcctactcccggcatgcggttagtatagttcaaacatgatcaacaGGGCCAACAAtggctcggtccttaaccgacgcAGGCGGAACTACACCTCTCCCATCCGGTCTCcgattctattctttctttcattccaagacTTTCATCCCACGATGAGTAACTCATAAATGGAAACATAAAACtatcatatatctcgcgagtaacaaaaaattactcggcttctaccgaactctatctagcatagcatttctatcatcctatacatactagtataactcaaagAAATatagggttcatgcaactagggtttcaaacaactcctaaacgtaatgcacaagtaataaatacatatataggtgtcataatttaaaataataggatgtgcaccgaggcttgccttcaggctgctgctcagagctagcgttagacgggccttgggccgggttctcacgcctctcctcctgggctcgatccggctgctcctgcggtgccgctATCACCTCATACACGACGTCCTCAACggcggatgctacacgaatgcatatgaaataattgaGTGCAGCTCAACGATGTAACTATTATACTTCAAACTGGActgccctgcggactgtccgcgcccaagtggcggaccgtccgcagtacaactctgccgacccaccagaaccaactatctctctggacaaatttcaatctatacggcggactgtccgcagtttaactctgCAATACCACCAGAGCCAACGACGCCTCTGGACAAAATTTTAATCtctactgcggaccgtccggcccctcttggcggaccgtccgcagtcaCTCTGTCGATCCACCAGAgacgacaacgtctctggacaaaatcctagactctacggcggactgtccgttctccaatagcggacagtc
The genomic region above belongs to Panicum virgatum strain AP13 chromosome 8N, P.virgatum_v5, whole genome shotgun sequence and contains:
- the LOC120686330 gene encoding soyasaponin III rhamnosyltransferase-like, coding for MDAGSSAPSSSLPRPLRVVLCPWLALGHLLPFLELAERLASRGHRVSFVSTPRNLARLPPRRHAGSIDLVPLPLPRVESLPDGAESTNDVPSDRLEPLWEAFDGLAAPFAEYLHAACAGAGEGGNRPDWCSPALDSRHLSARRIGRSRGPGSEVPLRVELVHELAHGLELAGTRFLWALRKPRGVADADVLPAGFQERTDGRGLVAMGWVPQTTVLAHAAVGAFLTHCGRSSLTEGLLHGHPLIMLPIFGDQEPNARLMAGRMVGLQVARNEDDGSFDRHGVARAVRAVMVEEDIRRVLVANAMKMQEIVADEELQERYIDEFVQKLRSYITDDGTSCTPAAHSPA